Part of the Flavobacterium alkalisoli genome is shown below.
AACATCAGCCAGATAGTAGCCTGGAATTATATTTTTGCCATTGTACTTTGCTATCTTTTTTTTAAGCCCGATCTGCAAACCGTAACCAACGATGCTCCCTGGGAACTTTACATCCCGCTATCCATCCTTTTGCCTTCGGTGTTTGTATTTCTCGCTTTATCCATTAAACATATGGGTATCGTAAAGACCGATGCTGCACAGCGCTTATCTTTGTTTATACCGGTTATTGCTGCCTATTTTTTGTTTGAGGAATCATTTTCTGTTTATAAAATAATAGGCCTGGCTATAGGCTTTCCTGCTATTGCATTAATCCTTTCAAAAAAGGACAACAATACCGAAAACAAATGGTTATACCCGGCTATAGTGCTTTTCGGCTTTGGTACAGTAGATGTACTATTTAAAAATATTGCATTGCAGACATCATTACCTTTTACCACTTCTCTTTTTGTTATTTTTTGTGGAGCACTGGTAATAGCATGGCTATATGTTATTTATGAACTGATTGTGAAAAAAGAAAAATTCTGTCTCTTCAATTTTGCCTTTGGTGCGCTTGTGGGAATTTTTAACTTCTGTAATATCCTTTTTTACCTTTATGCGCACAAGGAATTTGCAAAAGATCCGTCTGTTGTTTTTGCCGGAATGAACATGGGAGTTATTGTTTTGGGATCGCTTGCCGGCATATTTGTCTTTAGGGAAAAAATGACCCGATTAAATTATTTGGGGCTTTTTATGGCACTCTGTGCTATCATTTTTATCACCCTTTCCCAAATGCAATCGGCTTAAAGCTCTGAAAACAAAATTTTTAAAATACTAAAAATCAACACTTTAAAAAATAAATAAATTTTTATTTGGAAATTTAAAAGTTTGTCCATTAACTTTGCAGCAAGTTCTTTAGAAAATAATTCTTATCCAGAAAGACCGAGGGATTTGACCCTATGACGTCTTGGCAACCTGTTCAGGTAAAACTGAATAAGGTGCCACATTCAACCATGCATAGCATGGAAAGATAAGTTTAGAAATACGTAGATAATACTTCAAATATATTATGTGCCTTTCTGACTTATCGGAAAGGCATTTTTGTTTTATGCCCTTTCCGATAGACTGGTTTAGAATGTTTTTTTACAGAATCTGAAAAAATGTCAAATATTCTAAACATCAAAAAAAATGAAAGAGCAGACTCTAATTCTTAACAGCTTACCGATTGACCCGCTAACAGGTTCTATCTCTACCCCTATTTACCAAACATCAACTTTTGTACAGGATGCACCGGGTGTACACAAAGGTTTTGATTACTCACGCAGTAACAACCCAACCCGCAAAGTTCTTGAAGACTGCATTGCCAAACTTGAAAACGGGCATGCCGGTTTTGCTTTTGCCAGCGGACTTGCAGCTATTGATGCAGTAGTTAAACTACTTGAAGCAGGTGATGAGATTATTGCAGTGGATGATATTTACGGTGGAGCTTTCCGTTTATTTACACACGTTTACCAAAAGTTTGGTATTAAAATAAACTATGTAGACTCTACTAACGCACAAAACGTTGCGGATGCAGTAACCGACAAGACAAAACTTATATGGATTGAATCGCCTACTAACCCGACCCTTAAAGTATCCGATATCCGTACTATTGCAAAAACCGCCCGCCAACATAACATACTTCTTTGCGTAGACAACACTTTTGCTTCTCCGGTTTCTCAAAAACCTATAGACTTTGGAGCTGATATTATCATCCACAGTGCTACAAAATACATTGCAGGACACAGCGACCTTATTGCAGGTCTTGTAATAACCTCAACTCCTGAACTAAGCGAAAAAATCAAATTTATCCAAAATGCTTCGGGAGCTATACTAGGTCCTTTTGACAGCTGGTTGGTTATCCGTGGTATAGAAACATTAAACCTTAGGGTAAAACAACATGCTGAAAACGCTCAAAAAATTGCCGAATATCTACTGGAAGAGAAACTGGTTAAAAATGTTTACTATCCGGGGCTTCCGTCTCACCACAATCATGAGATTGCTAAAAGCCAACAAAAATACTTTGGCGGAGTTATAGCGTTTGATCTTGTAATTGACGATAAGCAACTGGCCTCACAAATTGTTTCGGGGACTAAACTTTTCAAACTGGCAGAAAGCCTTGGAGGAGTAAAAAGCCTTTGCTGCCTGCCTTGTGAAATGACTCACAAATCTATCCCTGCCGAAAAAAGATACGGTTCGGGTGTAACCGACAGCTTAATTCGCCTGTCTGTTGGACTTGAAGATGCTGATGACCTTATTGCCGACCTAAAACAGGCCATTGAGGCTGCTGTAAAGGCAAATGCTGATAAAACTGCTGTAACAGCTTAATTAAACCAGAAAAAAGAAGAGTATAAAAATGTCAAGAAAAAAATTAAATATAGGATTATTCGGTTTTGGGTGTGTAGGCTTCGGATTATATGAAGTACTTGATAAAACTCCCGGACTAAAGGCAAACATTAAAAACATTTGTGTTAAGGATAAAAACAAAGCACGCGAAATAGGTGCCGAAAACTTTACGTTTGATAAAAACGACATCCTTAACGACGATGATATAAATGTTGTTGTAGAACTTATTGATGATGCCGATGCTGCATTTGAAATTGTATCGGCTGCCCTTAAAAAAGGGAAAGCAGTAGTTTCTGCCAACAAAAAGATGGTTGCCGAACATTTTACCGAATTGCTGGAACTACAGCGTGAATACAATGTACCATTGTTATATGAAGCAGCCTGTTGTGCCAGTATGCCTATAATACGTAATCTGGAAGAGTATTATGACAACGATCTTTTAGAATCTATAGAAGGTATTGTAAACGGCTCTACCAATTATATACTTACCAAAACCTTTGCCGAGAACCTTTCTTATGAGGAAGCCTTAAAACAGGCACAGGATAAAGGTTTTGCAGAAAGTAACCCTATTCTTGACACAGGTGGTTTTGATGCCAAATATAAGCTGCTAATATTATTAGCACACTCTTTTGGCTACATTGCAAACCCTACAGATATCTTTAACATAGGAATTGACAACATAGGCGGACTGGAGCTTAAGTATGCCCGCGAAAAAGGGCTAAAAATCAAACTGGTAGCACAGGCCTTTAAAGGGGCAAACGGAAACCTATCCGCTTTTGTTATTCCTAAGTTCGTGGGTAACGAAGACCGCCTGTTTACCGTAGATGATGTATTTAACGGAATTATTACAAAAACAAGCTTTGCCGATACTCACTTTTTTGTAGGCCGCGGTGCGGGTGCACATCCTACAGCTTCGGCAGTACTATCAGATATATCTGCATTGAGTTATGATTACCGTTACGAATACAAAAAAATATACCAGCAGGAAGACTTGGTTCTTTCTAACCAGGTAAGCCTAAAAGTATTCCTGCGCCATACAAAAGAAGAGGCCGAAAGCCTTAAAGAATATTTTGACACTATAGAGGAATCGTATGTAAATAATGAGTCTGGTTATATAACAGGTAACATTTCCCTGGAAAACCTAAAGACCCTGCAAAGCCAAAACAAAGGCGAAAGGTCTTTTATACTATTAAACATTGAAAAAGAAAAAGAAACTGCTGTACATGAGTCTTTAATTTTAGCTTAATTAGTTTGGTCTGATTATGTTTAGGTTGGAAGCCGTATCTATTATGATGCGGCTTTTGTTTTTTTAATGCTTTTTATATTCTTTTACCCCAGCCTTAATTTCTACCAGTATATCATTCTGCTCCGGTGGTATAGGGCATGAATAATCGTGATTATAGGCACAATAAGGATTATAAGCCGTATTAAAATCTAT
Proteins encoded:
- a CDS encoding trans-sulfuration enzyme family protein, which translates into the protein MKEQTLILNSLPIDPLTGSISTPIYQTSTFVQDAPGVHKGFDYSRSNNPTRKVLEDCIAKLENGHAGFAFASGLAAIDAVVKLLEAGDEIIAVDDIYGGAFRLFTHVYQKFGIKINYVDSTNAQNVADAVTDKTKLIWIESPTNPTLKVSDIRTIAKTARQHNILLCVDNTFASPVSQKPIDFGADIIIHSATKYIAGHSDLIAGLVITSTPELSEKIKFIQNASGAILGPFDSWLVIRGIETLNLRVKQHAENAQKIAEYLLEEKLVKNVYYPGLPSHHNHEIAKSQQKYFGGVIAFDLVIDDKQLASQIVSGTKLFKLAESLGGVKSLCCLPCEMTHKSIPAEKRYGSGVTDSLIRLSVGLEDADDLIADLKQAIEAAVKANADKTAVTA
- a CDS encoding EamA family transporter; its protein translation is MLYLILSIICSVTVGVIFKTSKKYTANISQIVAWNYIFAIVLCYLFFKPDLQTVTNDAPWELYIPLSILLPSVFVFLALSIKHMGIVKTDAAQRLSLFIPVIAAYFLFEESFSVYKIIGLAIGFPAIALILSKKDNNTENKWLYPAIVLFGFGTVDVLFKNIALQTSLPFTTSLFVIFCGALVIAWLYVIYELIVKKEKFCLFNFAFGALVGIFNFCNILFYLYAHKEFAKDPSVVFAGMNMGVIVLGSLAGIFVFREKMTRLNYLGLFMALCAIIFITLSQMQSA
- a CDS encoding homoserine dehydrogenase, translated to MSRKKLNIGLFGFGCVGFGLYEVLDKTPGLKANIKNICVKDKNKAREIGAENFTFDKNDILNDDDINVVVELIDDADAAFEIVSAALKKGKAVVSANKKMVAEHFTELLELQREYNVPLLYEAACCASMPIIRNLEEYYDNDLLESIEGIVNGSTNYILTKTFAENLSYEEALKQAQDKGFAESNPILDTGGFDAKYKLLILLAHSFGYIANPTDIFNIGIDNIGGLELKYAREKGLKIKLVAQAFKGANGNLSAFVIPKFVGNEDRLFTVDDVFNGIITKTSFADTHFFVGRGAGAHPTASAVLSDISALSYDYRYEYKKIYQQEDLVLSNQVSLKVFLRHTKEEAESLKEYFDTIEESYVNNESGYITGNISLENLKTLQSQNKGERSFILLNIEKEKETAVHESLILA